Proteins encoded by one window of Anguilla rostrata isolate EN2019 chromosome 9, ASM1855537v3, whole genome shotgun sequence:
- the LOC135262650 gene encoding uncharacterized protein LOC135262650 isoform X2: MTLHFTIGCWILLFLTPGYTPVFTKDKVNKVLRGMDATLRCRSKTSFPPKWEWVTKQTSSNIKTLVVNNTADLLVENFQEMNEGNYSCINGTAKNKSAVKLEIQLSLKNSTPVYRISRTGSLHLFCEPPTPTRLEGFWSWRQTGSEEDCKRPGSGQPGSKGDCKRSGSGQTGSEEDCKRSGLDLEHFGNRSEVKSGSGNKFSLRISPLLWNDSGQYRCTLCNGNKLHKQCTYEIITVKVYSEPMELTEGEDGSLVCAVSHVTESTRLLWIDTRSQQMFSGPEAQKHTGEFRLAVRNVTLAQNAWKCAVFHKDRLRALVPFTLTVKSRATRPPGPPAGGEGARVTDRPGQDPTAAARNPSGNHPIYLSLVCLSGLLVCVGTAFIIHCCRRRQDPIQLPPPTLLPTQPSAKGDEQTPDDDGAVHYAAVHFKMKKEADSSTPATLATDNLTPEEDSVIYADVVLATGIRR; this comes from the exons ATGACTCTTCATTTTACCATTGGTTGCTGGATTCTGTTGTTTCTTACACCAGGATATACTCCTGTTTTTACAAAAG ATAAAGTCAACAAAGTACTGCGAGGAATGGATGCCACGTTACGTTGCAGATCAAAGACAAGTTTTCCTCCGAAGTGGGAATGGGTCACCAAGCAGACATCAAGTAACATCAAGACATTAGTGGTGAACAACACTGCAGATCTGCTGGTGGAAAACTTCCAGGAGATGAATGAAGGCAATTACAGCTGTATCAATGgaacagcaaaaaacaaatctgcagTGAAACTGGAAATACAGCTGA gtCTAAAGAATAGCACGCCTGTGTACAGAATCAGCAGGACCGGCTCGTTGCATCTCTTTTGTGAACCTCCAACACCAACAAGGCTTGAGGGCTTTTGGAGCTGGAGACAGACTGGGTCTGAAGAAGACTGCAAACGGCCTGGTTCAGGACAGCCTGGGTCTAAAGGAGACTGCAAACGGTCTGGCTCAGGACAGACTGGGTCTGAAGAAGACTGCAAACGGTCTGGCTTAGACCTGGAGCACTTTGGAAATCGATCTGAAGTAAAGAGTGGGTCCGGCAACAAATTTTCACTGCGCATCTCCCCTCTGCTCTGGAATGACTCTGGACAATACCGATGCACTCTTTGTAATGGAAACAAACTTCACAAGCAATGCACTTATGAAATAATTACAGTGAAAG TGTACTCCGAGCCCATGGAGCTGACTGAGGGAGAGGACGGCTCCTTGGTCTGCGCCGTTTCACATGTGACGGAGTCCACCAGACTGCTGTGGATCGACACGCGGAGTCAACAGATGTTCTCCGGCCCCGAGGCACAGAAGCACACGGGCGAGTTCCGGCTCGCAGTGAGGAACGTCACGCTGGCGCAGAACGCTTGGAAGTGCGCTGTGTTCCACAAGGACCGGCTCCGAGCGCTGGTCCCGTTCACACTGACTGTGAAGAGCCGAGCCACACGGCCCCCCgggccccctgctggaggtgagGGAGCGAGAGTCACAGACAGACCGGGCCAGGACCCTACTGCAGCTGCACGAAATCCCTCCG GAAACCATCCAATTTATCTGTCACTGGTCTGTCTCTCTGGTCTTCTCGTATGCGTGGGAACAGCTTTCATAATCCACTGCTGTCGGAGACGCCAAG ACCCAATCCAACTGCCCCCTCCCACACTTCTCCCCACCCAACCCTCCGCCAAAGGTGATGAACAGACGCCAGATGACGACGGTGCTGTTCATTATGctgcagtgcattttaaaatgaaaaaag
- the LOC135262650 gene encoding uncharacterized protein LOC135262650 isoform X1: protein MTLHFTIGCWILLFLTPGYTPVFTKDKVNKVLRGMDATLRCRSKTSFPPKWEWVTKQTSSNIKTLVVNNTADLLVENFQEMNEGNYSCINGTAKNKSAVKLEIQLSLKNSTPVYRISRTGSLHLFCEPPTPTRLEGFWSWRQTGSEEDCKRPGSGQPGSKGDCKRSGSGQTGSEEDCKRSGLDLEHFGNRSEVKSGSGNKFSLRISPLLWNDSGQYRCTLCNGNKLHKQCTYEIITVKVYSEPMELTEGEDGSLVCAVSHVTESTRLLWIDTRSQQMFSGPEAQKHTGEFRLAVRNVTLAQNAWKCAVFHKDRLRALVPFTLTVKSRATRPPGPPAGGEGARVTDRPGQDPTAAARNPSGNHPIYLSLVCLSGLLVCVGTAFIIHCCRRRQDPIQLPPPTLLPTQPSAKGDEQTPDDDGAVHYAAVHFKMKKGKADSSTPATLATDNLTPEEDSVIYADVVLATGIRR from the exons ATGACTCTTCATTTTACCATTGGTTGCTGGATTCTGTTGTTTCTTACACCAGGATATACTCCTGTTTTTACAAAAG ATAAAGTCAACAAAGTACTGCGAGGAATGGATGCCACGTTACGTTGCAGATCAAAGACAAGTTTTCCTCCGAAGTGGGAATGGGTCACCAAGCAGACATCAAGTAACATCAAGACATTAGTGGTGAACAACACTGCAGATCTGCTGGTGGAAAACTTCCAGGAGATGAATGAAGGCAATTACAGCTGTATCAATGgaacagcaaaaaacaaatctgcagTGAAACTGGAAATACAGCTGA gtCTAAAGAATAGCACGCCTGTGTACAGAATCAGCAGGACCGGCTCGTTGCATCTCTTTTGTGAACCTCCAACACCAACAAGGCTTGAGGGCTTTTGGAGCTGGAGACAGACTGGGTCTGAAGAAGACTGCAAACGGCCTGGTTCAGGACAGCCTGGGTCTAAAGGAGACTGCAAACGGTCTGGCTCAGGACAGACTGGGTCTGAAGAAGACTGCAAACGGTCTGGCTTAGACCTGGAGCACTTTGGAAATCGATCTGAAGTAAAGAGTGGGTCCGGCAACAAATTTTCACTGCGCATCTCCCCTCTGCTCTGGAATGACTCTGGACAATACCGATGCACTCTTTGTAATGGAAACAAACTTCACAAGCAATGCACTTATGAAATAATTACAGTGAAAG TGTACTCCGAGCCCATGGAGCTGACTGAGGGAGAGGACGGCTCCTTGGTCTGCGCCGTTTCACATGTGACGGAGTCCACCAGACTGCTGTGGATCGACACGCGGAGTCAACAGATGTTCTCCGGCCCCGAGGCACAGAAGCACACGGGCGAGTTCCGGCTCGCAGTGAGGAACGTCACGCTGGCGCAGAACGCTTGGAAGTGCGCTGTGTTCCACAAGGACCGGCTCCGAGCGCTGGTCCCGTTCACACTGACTGTGAAGAGCCGAGCCACACGGCCCCCCgggccccctgctggaggtgagGGAGCGAGAGTCACAGACAGACCGGGCCAGGACCCTACTGCAGCTGCACGAAATCCCTCCG GAAACCATCCAATTTATCTGTCACTGGTCTGTCTCTCTGGTCTTCTCGTATGCGTGGGAACAGCTTTCATAATCCACTGCTGTCGGAGACGCCAAG ACCCAATCCAACTGCCCCCTCCCACACTTCTCCCCACCCAACCCTCCGCCAAAGGTGATGAACAGACGCCAGATGACGACGGTGCTGTTCATTATGctgcagtgcattttaaaatgaaaaaaggta
- the LOC135262650 gene encoding uncharacterized protein LOC135262650 isoform X3: protein MTLHFTIGCWILLFLTPGYTPVFTKDKVNKVLRGMDATLRCRSKTSFPPKWEWVTKQTSSNIKTLVVNNTADLLVENFQEMNEGNYSCINGTAKNKSAVKLEIQLSLKNSTPVYRISRTGSLHLFCEPPTPTRLEGFWSWRQTGSEEDCKRPGSGQPGSKGDCKRSGSGQTGSEEDCKRSGLDLEHFGNRSEVKSGSGNKFSLRISPLLWNDSGQYRCTLCNGNKLHKQCTYEIITVKVYSEPMELTEGEDGSLVCAVSHVTESTRLLWIDTRSQQMFSGPEAQKHTGEFRLAVRNVTLAQNAWKCAVFHKDRLRALVPFTLTVKSRATRPPGPPAGGEGARVTDRPGQDPTAAARNPSGNHPIYLSLVCLSGLLVCVGTAFIIHCCRRRQGDEQTPDDDGAVHYAAVHFKMKKGKADSSTPATLATDNLTPEEDSVIYADVVLATGIRR from the exons ATGACTCTTCATTTTACCATTGGTTGCTGGATTCTGTTGTTTCTTACACCAGGATATACTCCTGTTTTTACAAAAG ATAAAGTCAACAAAGTACTGCGAGGAATGGATGCCACGTTACGTTGCAGATCAAAGACAAGTTTTCCTCCGAAGTGGGAATGGGTCACCAAGCAGACATCAAGTAACATCAAGACATTAGTGGTGAACAACACTGCAGATCTGCTGGTGGAAAACTTCCAGGAGATGAATGAAGGCAATTACAGCTGTATCAATGgaacagcaaaaaacaaatctgcagTGAAACTGGAAATACAGCTGA gtCTAAAGAATAGCACGCCTGTGTACAGAATCAGCAGGACCGGCTCGTTGCATCTCTTTTGTGAACCTCCAACACCAACAAGGCTTGAGGGCTTTTGGAGCTGGAGACAGACTGGGTCTGAAGAAGACTGCAAACGGCCTGGTTCAGGACAGCCTGGGTCTAAAGGAGACTGCAAACGGTCTGGCTCAGGACAGACTGGGTCTGAAGAAGACTGCAAACGGTCTGGCTTAGACCTGGAGCACTTTGGAAATCGATCTGAAGTAAAGAGTGGGTCCGGCAACAAATTTTCACTGCGCATCTCCCCTCTGCTCTGGAATGACTCTGGACAATACCGATGCACTCTTTGTAATGGAAACAAACTTCACAAGCAATGCACTTATGAAATAATTACAGTGAAAG TGTACTCCGAGCCCATGGAGCTGACTGAGGGAGAGGACGGCTCCTTGGTCTGCGCCGTTTCACATGTGACGGAGTCCACCAGACTGCTGTGGATCGACACGCGGAGTCAACAGATGTTCTCCGGCCCCGAGGCACAGAAGCACACGGGCGAGTTCCGGCTCGCAGTGAGGAACGTCACGCTGGCGCAGAACGCTTGGAAGTGCGCTGTGTTCCACAAGGACCGGCTCCGAGCGCTGGTCCCGTTCACACTGACTGTGAAGAGCCGAGCCACACGGCCCCCCgggccccctgctggaggtgagGGAGCGAGAGTCACAGACAGACCGGGCCAGGACCCTACTGCAGCTGCACGAAATCCCTCCG GAAACCATCCAATTTATCTGTCACTGGTCTGTCTCTCTGGTCTTCTCGTATGCGTGGGAACAGCTTTCATAATCCACTGCTGTCGGAGACGCCAAG GTGATGAACAGACGCCAGATGACGACGGTGCTGTTCATTATGctgcagtgcattttaaaatgaaaaaaggta
- the LOC135262650 gene encoding uncharacterized protein LOC135262650 isoform X4 → MTLHFTIGCWILLFLTPGYTPVFTKDKVNKVLRGMDATLRCRSKTSFPPKWEWVTKQTSSNIKTLVVNNTADLLVENFQEMNEGNYSCINGTAKNKSAVKLEIQLSLKNSTPVYRISRTGSLHLFCEPPTPTRLEGFWSWRQTGSEEDCKRPGSGQPGSKGDCKRSGSGQTGSEEDCKRSGLDLEHFGNRSEVKSGSGNKFSLRISPLLWNDSGQYRCTLCNGNKLHKQCTYEIITVKVYSEPMELTEGEDGSLVCAVSHVTESTRLLWIDTRSQQMFSGPEAQKHTGEFRLAVRNVTLAQNAWKCAVFHKDRLRALVPFTLTVKSRATRPPGPPAGGEGARVTDRPGQDPTAAARNPSGNHPIYLSLVCLSGLLVCVGTAFIIHCCRRRQGDEQTPDDDGAVHYAAVHFKMKKEADSSTPATLATDNLTPEEDSVIYADVVLATGIRR, encoded by the exons ATGACTCTTCATTTTACCATTGGTTGCTGGATTCTGTTGTTTCTTACACCAGGATATACTCCTGTTTTTACAAAAG ATAAAGTCAACAAAGTACTGCGAGGAATGGATGCCACGTTACGTTGCAGATCAAAGACAAGTTTTCCTCCGAAGTGGGAATGGGTCACCAAGCAGACATCAAGTAACATCAAGACATTAGTGGTGAACAACACTGCAGATCTGCTGGTGGAAAACTTCCAGGAGATGAATGAAGGCAATTACAGCTGTATCAATGgaacagcaaaaaacaaatctgcagTGAAACTGGAAATACAGCTGA gtCTAAAGAATAGCACGCCTGTGTACAGAATCAGCAGGACCGGCTCGTTGCATCTCTTTTGTGAACCTCCAACACCAACAAGGCTTGAGGGCTTTTGGAGCTGGAGACAGACTGGGTCTGAAGAAGACTGCAAACGGCCTGGTTCAGGACAGCCTGGGTCTAAAGGAGACTGCAAACGGTCTGGCTCAGGACAGACTGGGTCTGAAGAAGACTGCAAACGGTCTGGCTTAGACCTGGAGCACTTTGGAAATCGATCTGAAGTAAAGAGTGGGTCCGGCAACAAATTTTCACTGCGCATCTCCCCTCTGCTCTGGAATGACTCTGGACAATACCGATGCACTCTTTGTAATGGAAACAAACTTCACAAGCAATGCACTTATGAAATAATTACAGTGAAAG TGTACTCCGAGCCCATGGAGCTGACTGAGGGAGAGGACGGCTCCTTGGTCTGCGCCGTTTCACATGTGACGGAGTCCACCAGACTGCTGTGGATCGACACGCGGAGTCAACAGATGTTCTCCGGCCCCGAGGCACAGAAGCACACGGGCGAGTTCCGGCTCGCAGTGAGGAACGTCACGCTGGCGCAGAACGCTTGGAAGTGCGCTGTGTTCCACAAGGACCGGCTCCGAGCGCTGGTCCCGTTCACACTGACTGTGAAGAGCCGAGCCACACGGCCCCCCgggccccctgctggaggtgagGGAGCGAGAGTCACAGACAGACCGGGCCAGGACCCTACTGCAGCTGCACGAAATCCCTCCG GAAACCATCCAATTTATCTGTCACTGGTCTGTCTCTCTGGTCTTCTCGTATGCGTGGGAACAGCTTTCATAATCCACTGCTGTCGGAGACGCCAAG GTGATGAACAGACGCCAGATGACGACGGTGCTGTTCATTATGctgcagtgcattttaaaatgaaaaaag
- the LOC135262650 gene encoding uncharacterized protein LOC135262650 isoform X5 yields MTLHFTIGCWILLFLTPGYTPVFTKDKVNKVLRGMDATLRCRSKTSFPPKWEWVTKQTSSNIKTLVVNNTADLLVENFQEMNEGNYSCINGTAKNKSAVKLEIQLSLKNSTPVYRISRTGSLHLFCEPPTPTRLEGFWSWRQTGSEEDCKRPGSGQPGSKGDCKRSGSGQTGSEEDCKRSGLDLEHFGNRSEVKSGSGNKFSLRISPLLWNDSGQYRCTLCNGNKLHKQCTYEIITVKVYSEPMELTEGEDGSLVCAVSHVTESTRLLWIDTRSQQMFSGPEAQKHTGEFRLAVRNVTLAQNAWKCAVFHKDRLRALVPFTLTVKSRATRPPGPPAGGNHPIYLSLVCLSGLLVCVGTAFIIHCCRRRQDPIQLPPPTLLPTQPSAKGDEQTPDDDGAVHYAAVHFKMKKGKADSSTPATLATDNLTPEEDSVIYADVVLATGIRR; encoded by the exons ATGACTCTTCATTTTACCATTGGTTGCTGGATTCTGTTGTTTCTTACACCAGGATATACTCCTGTTTTTACAAAAG ATAAAGTCAACAAAGTACTGCGAGGAATGGATGCCACGTTACGTTGCAGATCAAAGACAAGTTTTCCTCCGAAGTGGGAATGGGTCACCAAGCAGACATCAAGTAACATCAAGACATTAGTGGTGAACAACACTGCAGATCTGCTGGTGGAAAACTTCCAGGAGATGAATGAAGGCAATTACAGCTGTATCAATGgaacagcaaaaaacaaatctgcagTGAAACTGGAAATACAGCTGA gtCTAAAGAATAGCACGCCTGTGTACAGAATCAGCAGGACCGGCTCGTTGCATCTCTTTTGTGAACCTCCAACACCAACAAGGCTTGAGGGCTTTTGGAGCTGGAGACAGACTGGGTCTGAAGAAGACTGCAAACGGCCTGGTTCAGGACAGCCTGGGTCTAAAGGAGACTGCAAACGGTCTGGCTCAGGACAGACTGGGTCTGAAGAAGACTGCAAACGGTCTGGCTTAGACCTGGAGCACTTTGGAAATCGATCTGAAGTAAAGAGTGGGTCCGGCAACAAATTTTCACTGCGCATCTCCCCTCTGCTCTGGAATGACTCTGGACAATACCGATGCACTCTTTGTAATGGAAACAAACTTCACAAGCAATGCACTTATGAAATAATTACAGTGAAAG TGTACTCCGAGCCCATGGAGCTGACTGAGGGAGAGGACGGCTCCTTGGTCTGCGCCGTTTCACATGTGACGGAGTCCACCAGACTGCTGTGGATCGACACGCGGAGTCAACAGATGTTCTCCGGCCCCGAGGCACAGAAGCACACGGGCGAGTTCCGGCTCGCAGTGAGGAACGTCACGCTGGCGCAGAACGCTTGGAAGTGCGCTGTGTTCCACAAGGACCGGCTCCGAGCGCTGGTCCCGTTCACACTGACTGTGAAGAGCCGAGCCACACGGCCCCCCgggccccctgctggag GAAACCATCCAATTTATCTGTCACTGGTCTGTCTCTCTGGTCTTCTCGTATGCGTGGGAACAGCTTTCATAATCCACTGCTGTCGGAGACGCCAAG ACCCAATCCAACTGCCCCCTCCCACACTTCTCCCCACCCAACCCTCCGCCAAAGGTGATGAACAGACGCCAGATGACGACGGTGCTGTTCATTATGctgcagtgcattttaaaatgaaaaaaggta